The window CGCCAGGCCGGGTCCGGACATTCCCTTCCTCAGAACTGGAGTCCACCCTCCCGGGCGGCATCGGCCAGCGCCTTGATTCGTCCGTGGTACTGAAAGCCCCCGCGGTCAAAGACCACGGCGGTGACCCCCTTCTCCTTGGCCCGGTTCGCGATGAGCTGGCCTACCGCCTTGGCCGCCGCCACATTCGAGCCCCGCTTGACACTCTCCCGCATCTCCTTGTCCAGGGAGGAGGCGGCGCACAGCGTCCGCCCGCTGTCGTCGTCGATGACCTGGACGTAGATGTGGCTCTGGCTACGGAAGACGGCCAGGCGTGGTCGCTTGACGCTGCCCGCCACTTTCTTGCGGATGCGGGCCCGGATCCGCTGCCGGATGTCCTCTTTGGTCTTGACCTTCATTCTGCTCTCAAGGTCGAGGGCTGAAGCTTCCCCCGCACCCCTCCTGCCGCTTGCGCCGTCATGAGTTCAGCGCTCGTCTCTGTTCTCACTTTGCCGCCCCTGCTCCCGTCGCGCCCGCCTTACCCGCCTTCTTCTTCAGGACCTCGCCCACGTAGCGGATCCCCTTCTGCTTGTACGGGTCCGGCTTGCGCAGGTTGCGAATCTCCGCCGCCACCTGACCCACGCGCTGACGGTCGATCCCGGAGATCGTGAGGCGCGTCTGCTTGTCCACCGCGACCTTGATCCCCTCCGGAATCGGAAACACCACCGGGTGTGAGTAGCCTAGGGCGAACACGACCTTGTTGCCCTCCACCGCCGCCTTGTAGCCCACCCCTACGATGTCCAGGTCCTTGGAGAAGCCCTCGGTGACGCCCTTGATCGCGTTCTGGGCCAGGGCCCGGGCCATGCCGTGGAACGCCCGCTGCTGGCGCTCGTCGTTCGACCGCTGGCAGGCGAGCTCGCTGTCTCTGAGCACGAAGGAGATCCCAGGGGGAACCGGCGTCTCGAGCTTGCCCTTGGGCCCCTGTATCTGCAGAGAGGTCGCGGACACCTCGACCTTCACCCCCTTGGGTACGGCGATGATCTTGCGTCCTACCCGAGACATCGCTGCTCCTTGCCTCCGCGTCCTCGTCGTGAGAGACGCGTTACCATACGTTGCAGAGAATCTCGCCGCCCACGCCCTCGCGGGCCGCGCTGCGGCCGGTCATGAGCCCCCGGGAGGTGGACAGGATGTTGATACCGAGGCCCCCGTAGACGCGGGGGATCTGGTCCTTGCCGCAGTAGATGCGGCAGCCGGGACGGCTCACCCGCTGGAGGTCGGTGATCACCCGCTCCATGCCCGGCCCGTACTTCAGGTAGATCCGGAGCATGCCTTGCTTCTCATCCTCGATGCTCTTGAAGTTCGCGATGTAACCCTCGTCCTTGAGGATACGCGCGATCTCGGCCTTGAGCTTGGAGGCGGGCACGTCCACCTTGGGCAGCTTGGCCCGGACCCCGTTCCGGATCCGGCTGATCATGTCCGCGACAGGATCGGTCATGTTCATCTGTTTACCTCCCGGGCCCCTTCACCAGCTCGCCTTGATCACGCCGGGGATGTCCCCGGACAGGGCCAGCTGGCGGAAGCAGATGCGGCACAGCTCGAACTTCCTCAGGTAGCCACGGGGCCGGCCGCAGCGGCGGCAGCGCGTGTATCGGCGGACTTCGAACTTCGGCTTCCGCTTGGCCTTGGCAATGAGAGACAGCTTCGCCACTACTCCTCCCTCCTCACTGGTGCCGGAACGGCATCCCCAAGTAGGCGAGGAGGAGCTTCGACTCCTCGTCCGTCCGGGCCGTGGTCACAAAAGTCACGTTCATGCCCCGGAGCTTGTCGACCTTGGCATAGTCGACCTCGGGGAAGATGATCTGGTCCTTGAGGCCCAGGGTGTAGTTTCCCCGGCCGTCAAAGGAGTTGCCCGGCAGACCCCGGAAATCGCGCATCCGGGGCAGGGCAACGTTCACCAGGCGGTCCACGAACTCGTACATGCGGTCTCCGCGCAGGGTGACGGTGGCCGCGATGGGCATCCCCTGGCGCAGTTTGAAGGCAGCGATGGACTTGCGGGAGCGGCGGATCGCCGGCTTCTGGCCCGTGATCTTTCCGAGCTCCTCCATGGCCGCGTCCAAGAGCTTGATGTTCTGGGTGGCCTCTCCGACCCCCATGTTCACAACCACCTTCTTGAGGCGGGGCACCGCCATCACGTTGGGGTACTGCCGCTCCTTCATCAGACGCGGCACGATCTCCTTCGCGTAGGCTTCCTTGATTCGGGCGCTCATTTGTCCAGCACCTCACCGGTGCGACGGCTGACCCGGACCTTGCGGCCGTCGGTCAGGATCTTGAAACCGATTCGCGTCCTCTTGTCGTCGTCGGGGGAGACCACCATCACGTTGGAAACGTGGATGGGGGCTTCCCGTTCCGCGATACCGCCCTTGATGTTCCGCTGGGGGTTGGGCTTGGTGTGCTTCTTGATGAAACCCACCCCCTGCACAATGACTCGGCTCTTCTCCCGGAAGACCTTCAGGATCTTCCCTCGCTTCCCCGCGTCCTTCCCGGAGAGAACCTCCACCAGATCGTTCTTCTTCAGCCGGATCCGCACGCGGGGGCTCGGCTTCCTCATGCTCACAGCACCTCCGGAGCCAGGGAGATGATCTTCATGAACCTCTTGTCCCTCAGCTCGCGCGCCACCGGTCCGAAGACGCGCGTCCCCACCGGCTCCCCCGCTTCGTTGATGAGCACGGCTGCGTTGCGGTCGAAGCGGATGTAGGAGCCGTCGCGCCGGCGCTGCTCCTTCCGGCAACGCACGATCACCGCCTTCACCACCTTGCCTTTGCGCACGGGTTCGGGGGCGTCGGGGGCCGACTCCTTGACGTTGGCCGTGATGACGTCGCCCAGGCCCGCATAGCGGCCCGTGGAACCGCCGATAGGCAGGATGCACGAGATCTTGCGGGCGCCGGAGTTGTCGGCTACCTCGAGAATCGTGCGCATCTGGATCATGTTGTTCTCTCCCCCGCCCTCAGACCTCGGCTGTTCCGGCCGCGTCCTCTTCGGGCAAGATCGCCTTGCCCAGGATCTCTTCTACGCGCCAGCGCTTGTGCTTGGAGAGGGGGCGGGTCTCCACGATGCGTACCCGGTCGCCCCGCGCGGCGCCCTTTTCGTCGTGGGCCATGAAGGTCGAGGTGCGCTTGATGGTCTTGCGGTAGACGGGGTGCCGAACCAAGCGCTCCACCGCCACCACGACCGTCTTCTGCATCTTGGCCCGCACCACCACCCCCACCTGCTCGCTCCGCCGCCGGAGAGGGGGCTGGTTCTTTTCCGTCATCGTGTCACCTGCTTCTCCTTGAGGACGGTCTTGACCCGGGCGATGTCACGCCGGGTAGCCCGGAGCTTCAGGGCGTTGTCGAGCTGGCCGAGCGACTTTTGGAAGCGCAGCCGGAAGAGCTGCTCCTGCAGCTCCTTCTCCTTGTGGCGGAGCTCGTCCAACCCCATCTCGCGGATCTGGTCGGGTTTCACCCTGCCA of the Vicinamibacteria bacterium genome contains:
- the rplE gene encoding 50S ribosomal protein L5; its protein translation is MSARIKEAYAKEIVPRLMKERQYPNVMAVPRLKKVVVNMGVGEATQNIKLLDAAMEELGKITGQKPAIRRSRKSIAAFKLRQGMPIAATVTLRGDRMYEFVDRLVNVALPRMRDFRGLPGNSFDGRGNYTLGLKDQIIFPEVDYAKVDKLRGMNVTFVTTARTDEESKLLLAYLGMPFRHQ
- the rplN gene encoding 50S ribosomal protein L14 encodes the protein MIQMRTILEVADNSGARKISCILPIGGSTGRYAGLGDVITANVKESAPDAPEPVRKGKVVKAVIVRCRKEQRRRDGSYIRFDRNAAVLINEAGEPVGTRVFGPVARELRDKRFMKIISLAPEVL
- the rplF gene encoding 50S ribosomal protein L6, translating into MSRVGRKIIAVPKGVKVEVSATSLQIQGPKGKLETPVPPGISFVLRDSELACQRSNDERQQRAFHGMARALAQNAIKGVTEGFSKDLDIVGVGYKAAVEGNKVVFALGYSHPVVFPIPEGIKVAVDKQTRLTISGIDRQRVGQVAAEIRNLRKPDPYKQKGIRYVGEVLKKKAGKAGATGAGAAK
- the rplX gene encoding 50S ribosomal protein L24, which encodes MRKPSPRVRIRLKKNDLVEVLSGKDAGKRGKILKVFREKSRVIVQGVGFIKKHTKPNPQRNIKGGIAEREAPIHVSNVMVVSPDDDKRTRIGFKILTDGRKVRVSRRTGEVLDK
- a CDS encoding type Z 30S ribosomal protein S14 produces the protein MAKLSLIAKAKRKPKFEVRRYTRCRRCGRPRGYLRKFELCRICFRQLALSGDIPGVIKASW
- the rpsQ gene encoding 30S ribosomal protein S17; this translates as MTEKNQPPLRRRSEQVGVVVRAKMQKTVVVAVERLVRHPVYRKTIKRTSTFMAHDEKGAARGDRVRIVETRPLSKHKRWRVEEILGKAILPEEDAAGTAEV
- the rplR gene encoding 50S ribosomal protein L18, which encodes MKVKTKEDIRQRIRARIRKKVAGSVKRPRLAVFRSQSHIYVQVIDDDSGRTLCAASSLDKEMRESVKRGSNVAAAKAVGQLIANRAKEKGVTAVVFDRGGFQYHGRIKALADAAREGGLQF
- the rpmC gene encoding 50S ribosomal protein L29, which encodes MKPDQIREMGLDELRHKEKELQEQLFRLRFQKSLGQLDNALKLRATRRDIARVKTVLKEKQVTR
- the rpsH gene encoding 30S ribosomal protein S8 — encoded protein: MNMTDPVADMISRIRNGVRAKLPKVDVPASKLKAEIARILKDEGYIANFKSIEDEKQGMLRIYLKYGPGMERVITDLQRVSRPGCRIYCGKDQIPRVYGGLGINILSTSRGLMTGRSAAREGVGGEILCNVW